From Demequina lutea, a single genomic window includes:
- a CDS encoding GGDEF domain-containing protein — MLDLETLRVVQAAVAVCAFVLVFLGTYRTTRAPFAGWWSAALAASGLTTVILMTGEASLSVGCAAFGNAISVVGALFTWVAARSLRQRRLPWWVPVVVGVVVAVGTEIEHPRGDAWPGGAVLLVGMSLFVGLAASELWALRHEDKRAANRRSADGEKIAAIVSMAVASTVLSAFYAMRVVAYATVGPASWFYETWAGPLMTTFLMTLVLLVVTYSVTTLSNDRLARHWQQRAMNDDLTGLLTRTEFGQRAGSVLRAAPGGTEPAVIVADLDHFKAINDRFGHAAGDRALVSFADAVRQTLSTQDVAARFGGEEFVFLIADADRQRIGELARDIDQAFAAAAPDPEVWPTVSYGAALWDRRDSLDQLIVRADGALYEAKRRGRAQTVIDEGSGVR; from the coding sequence GTGCTTGACCTAGAGACGTTGCGCGTCGTACAGGCAGCCGTCGCCGTCTGCGCGTTCGTGCTGGTGTTTCTGGGCACGTATCGCACCACGCGCGCCCCCTTTGCTGGGTGGTGGAGTGCGGCGCTCGCCGCGTCCGGGCTGACCACCGTGATCCTCATGACGGGCGAGGCGTCCCTTTCCGTCGGATGCGCCGCGTTCGGCAACGCGATTTCCGTGGTGGGGGCCCTCTTCACCTGGGTGGCCGCACGTTCTCTGCGGCAGAGACGCCTCCCTTGGTGGGTACCCGTCGTCGTTGGCGTTGTAGTGGCAGTGGGGACGGAAATCGAGCATCCTAGGGGTGACGCGTGGCCTGGTGGCGCTGTCCTCTTGGTGGGGATGTCGCTCTTTGTGGGTCTTGCAGCGAGCGAGCTATGGGCCCTCCGTCACGAAGATAAGCGAGCGGCGAATCGAAGATCGGCCGACGGGGAAAAGATCGCGGCAATCGTCTCGATGGCGGTCGCATCAACCGTGTTGTCGGCGTTCTACGCCATGCGGGTCGTGGCGTACGCCACCGTCGGGCCAGCGTCGTGGTTTTACGAGACGTGGGCGGGTCCGTTGATGACCACGTTCCTCATGACGTTGGTACTACTCGTGGTCACGTATAGCGTGACAACCCTCAGCAACGACAGGTTGGCCCGCCACTGGCAGCAACGGGCGATGAACGATGACCTCACGGGTCTGTTGACGAGGACCGAATTTGGTCAACGTGCTGGGAGCGTGCTGAGAGCCGCGCCGGGTGGCACCGAACCGGCGGTGATCGTCGCCGATCTCGACCACTTCAAGGCCATCAATGATCGTTTTGGCCATGCGGCCGGCGATAGGGCTCTGGTGTCGTTTGCCGACGCCGTGCGGCAGACCCTGAGCACACAGGACGTCGCGGCGCGCTTTGGCGGCGAGGAGTTTGTGTTTCTGATCGCTGACGCGGATCGACAGCGCATCGGCGAACTGGCGCGCGACATCGATCAGGCCTTTGCGGCTGCAGCTCCGGACCCTGAGGTCTGGCCAACCGTGAGCTACGGCGCGGCCTTGTGGGATCGTCGCGACTCTCTAGACCAACTGATCGTCAGGGCAGATGGCGCGCTGTACGAGGCCAAAAGGCGAGGGAGGGCACAGACAGTGATCGACGAGGGCTCTGGCGTCCGCTGA